The window TAAAGAGAATTTCTCAGGCTACATGTGTTGTGATTAATTCTTCATGGGGGGGAGGTGTTTGATTTAGTCACCATATTTTCTATTTTATCATTTGCATGGTCACGCTTCAATATCATACAATGATTAAGTTATGCCAATAAATGATATGAGTACTTGAGCTTACTTACTCCGGAAATAAAATAGAGTTGGActtcttttctcaaagaacaggGTCCATTGGCTACAGGGCTGCttgttttatttctctctctctctcaaactcgAGTGGATCAGTTGCTTACATTTCCAGACATGCAATAGACAGAAGGAGATTCTTATTTCAACGTTTGTAACGTTTAATTGCCAAAGCGTTTGACAGAAGCTGCAGAAAACCATTGCAAGTGTGAGTGAAGACGCTGATATTTACAGGGCCTGGTAGAATAGAAATCAGAGGGCAAACTCGAACAGAGTAATGTGCAATTGAAAAGTTTTCTTATCGGAAAACAAAACCGCAAATGCGGTCCACAACGCGTTATGTTCGCAAAGAAGCATTATTGGTGAGAGAACTGCAGCAAGCATCAATCACTCTTCCTGCACTTATTATACCAGTTTGCTAAAATACGGCTCTGGACACCCGAAATAAACGCATCTATTGATTCATAAAACCTGTAAAACATCTGGTTAAAGTTTGCTTAATTAAAAACAATCACATATAATTGATCTCAATTCTAAAAGACCAAATACCTACAAGGCTATAGGTACCCCTCATGCAAGTGCCAATTATGGGGAAATACATAGTAACTGTGTAGATTTGTTTAATTATCTCCGTAGCATTAAAAAAACGCAAAGGATTACGTTATAAGTTCACGATAAATGTGTGAGTTCTGTCACAACTTACCTTCAAAAATCAATCTAAAAATTTCAACACAAACTGATTGGTGCAACTATAAAATACaatttgatggaaaaaaaaatagattttaaaaaagtcaCCTTGCCGTTTAATGTGGTAGGTCTTGTCATACTCGATCTGCGAGAAACGCATCAGCAATAATGTTGCCGGCAGCCCTTAATGTATCAGCGCTTTGCCCAGCGTTTCTATAGCAAAAAGCACACAAAGAAAGCATTGATACAGTAGTTAGTTACCTATTATAAGTTACTCACGGAAAGTCCAATTAGtttaatttcaagaaaaaaatattttcgaCTGACATCTCTTCACAACGTCCAAATCATTATTTGGTTTAAAATGTAATTAGGACTGTTATGCTTATAAATAAAAGGACGTTGGTCATTATCCAAAGGCTACTCAGCTATTTTGCCAGAAACCTGGTCCTAAATGAAAATTGACAAACGGACGATCACACGTAACGTGCGGCAGTCTGTGAAAGGCTTAAACCAGCTGGCGCCAAGGTCGGTCTATAGCCCACAAATAATACCGGCTGGAACGAGACAACTTTTGACGATAGCTACAACATTCGTGCGTGCTCTGACACGAATTAGTCGATCGATAAATGAAGTGTCTGTCAAGAGAACCGCGAGCTCGGTTTGATTATTTTGGGGTTGTTTTGTGATGACCTCCAGCAAAATTCCACTTTAAGAACTTGGAAAATCGAGTTCATGAACTTTTTCATAAGAAATGATATATTTACAACGCTGGAAAGAATCAGGAAGCCTTTGCGGTATATTAAGTGATCGGAAAACGACATAAATTAAACGATTAGCAGGAGCTCTCGCCGAAGAGATGTGATCACTTTAGCAATGAATTGAGGAGAAAGGTGCAGTGGatgtcagaggcagtgaatatgaaaAAGACCACGAGATGAACGGGGAGCAGGCAGAAAGTGAGATAGTACTGGGAGTCGGCAACAATCAATATGTTCAAAGATGAAGGCCAAAACCGAGTTGCAAGCAAGCTGCCAGTGTGATCCAATGTGGAAAAGGCGCCGATTGAAAATGCTCTGTGAGAGTTGCATCTATTGATTTTAGTTAAAAACAGAACATAAAGTACATGGTTAAAATGTAGTtatttcaaagggagagaatattTACAATAAATGATTACTGACTGTTGTTCCAATGTAACATAAACAAATGGACTGATCATATCTTTATGCTGCCTTGCATCAGGATTTCCAGGACTTCCCGTGTGCGCATAGGCATGTTGATTAATTACAATAGCTGGCTCGTCGCTTGAATATGAACTTTGCAATAATTACGCGGGCGCTTAAACCAAGTTATTTTACTTGTGTGAAGTAGcttgttttttttctaaatatattTGAATTACCTCCATACTGAATTTTAACACCTGCATGGATCGAGAGGATTGCAATTGCGGTTATTCATTACATCTGGCGTCATCAGAATTACAAATGTAACACTGTGTGAACTTATTTAGTAACACTTTCGGTTAAACTGCGAATGGGCTGAAAAGTTTCGGAAGGAATAATAAGCATGTAATCGGCATTAGAAGGACCCCACACATACCAGCAATATTTACAGGAAACTTGCCAATGTAAACGTGACCGCTTTCACAGATAAACAGTAATCAACAAACCTCTGTATCATTTCGAGCTATACCTCTGTCTGCGTATAGTTAATGAAGTGAGGTGTCTGTTTGCACAGCCACTTCAGAGCGATTCGGTGCTGGCGTGAATGTTTTCAAAACCATTTTAATTTTCACATCAGTGCACTTACTAGGTTTAAAGCTCTGACGGCTAACAAGTAGCTTGCGGTATTGGCGAATGTTTAACTAAGATGGCTAGCCATCAATTCCCTTTGTTTGCTTGCAAATTAATCATCCTATACGTAGTTGGCGCCAGTGCAGATTTATCACACACAGGAGGGTGAATGAGTCGGGCGAGGAGAGACAAAGAGAGTTCGCACCTTCCTGCTTTTGATCCTAGATTAGTCCACTCTAACGCTTCATAATACGAGTCTCTGGGGTGCTTAGCCTGGGAGGTCAGTCATAATTAGCGGAAGTTAGTGCAAACGTTTTAAAATGTTACATTATAACGCATATTTCATAAATATTTATTACTGCAACTGAGACATTTGCAACACAATATTATAGAATAGTTATATCCAAAAgggttcagtatttttttttgcaaaaatacTGTTTGGGGATATTTAAAACGGTGattataaattaaaacaaaacagaTCTGAGAAGGATCTCCCTTTATCAAAatgtcaaagaaaaaaaatgcacacgAGAACGTGAGGGGAACTCGCCTTGAAGAGAATTTGACGACTTCCAAATCTCCACACAGGTCAGACAAGTGCTGTACTTTAGGCATCCGTAACTTATGGAAGGAGCCAAGGGCTCAGAAcacgacagagagagagagagagagagagagagagcacgggaAAGAAATAAAACGCCGTTAGATCGCTGGCTACAACCGAGGAGGTTGCTAGTGGCCACATCGAGCTATTGGTCAGGATGTACTCACTGTCTCACAGATCAGGGAGGCGATATGTTGGTTTAGAAAAAAAACGAAAAGTGATACGCGACGGTAGTTACAACTCGACGTCAGCAGACTGGCGCCAAGCGCCCTTAAACATGTGCGTCCAAAATGCAATCTTACAGGAGCTAATCACTTTAGATGTTCCGCTCCTATCTTCGTGCATTTAACCGATttaccaatcttcttcagcagctccgagagagagacagagagtcgTGTCTTTCAGCTACATCAAACGCCCTGTCTAGATAATTAAATCAACTCTttaaataaagctttttttgttgttgtataaATCATGaccaataaatacaattaaaacatGGCCTTGTCTGTTCCTGTGAACGCGCAGTAAAggatagatctctctctctctctctctctctctgcggcaGACCAGGGGAAAGAGGACAAACGAGCACAAAAATCAGTATGAATACAAATGGCAATCGCCCAATCTGGCTGATTAGTGAGAAGGGAGAAGTGATGATTCGGACACAACACGTATCGGCAGAATGGGGCAGCGGGCCGTCTGGCCCAGTCCCCAGCTCGCCTGTGGACAGACAGATGATTTCTTGCCGATTTCCTGGTAGTCGATGTTGGGCAAAGCCACCTGAGGCGGCCCAGCATGTTTCCATTGGCTGTCGCCCACtctaccgccccccccccacccaccccccccataaTGATGTTGACATATTCACACGGCTGAAGTAGTGATGCTCGCTGTACGTTACAGTTTCCGACACCTTCTTTTTATAACTCATCTATCCCCGGCTTTAGTTGTCAAAACCACGCCTATGGAGCCACACAATTGGTCCGAAAGCGTCAAATAGCCAATCAACAGGGCTCAGCTATTCGCAACAcgttcacatacacacacacacacacacatacagaaagaTCAGAGTTGACTGTTTGGGGAGATGCGTCTCGGCTCCACCACCGCCAACCAGTCTTACTTTCTGTTAATGTGAAGAAAAGAAGCAAATAATATAACCAAGAATAATGCCGTCCTTATAAGTGGCCGTGCGACAGAGATCTGGGGAGTGAATGAATTTACCGATGAGAGAGCCAGTCATTCCAGGGACAAGTATGGCTTATCATCCGTTCTTACCTCACCGGGCGCCGGACTTTGCGATGAGCGCTGCTTTGGGACATCAACCTCCTTTTTTCCCGGCTCTCGCCTTGCCGCCGAGCGGCGCGGCCTCTCTCACACTCCCGGGCGCAATGAGCAAGCCTATCGTGGATCAGCTCGTCGGCGCAGCTGAGGCTGGACTCGCTCTGTCGGCAATGGGCCACCAGTCCTCGCATTTGAGGCCTCTCAAGACTCTGGAGCCCGAGGAAGAAGTGGAAGACGACCCAAAAGTTATACTCGAAGCTAAAGATTTGTGGGATCAGTTTCACAAGCGTGGCACTGAAATGGTTATCACCAAATCTGGAAGGTACAGCGCTTTTTGTCCATCCAAGCGTTGAATGTCAGCTTTTCTGTTTGCAAatcatgacttttttttaatattcagttCGCGGTTAATTGTGGCACAAGATAATACATGTTTCTTGGAGGTTTTAAGCACGCAAGATAGATTTAATTGAGAAAAAAACGGCCAATTCCCTGAACGTGTAATCTAACAAGGGCTTTTCTAACAATTGGACTTGAAACGCTTCCTGAATTTTGGTGACATGGTTTGGCTCGGCTGTTAGTTTCTCGATATCTGGAGTCACTTATTTATTGGATTAGTATAGCGAGAGAGTGCAAGATCTTTAATCTGCATCTTTGTTTAGATCACTGAGAGGGAAGTGGCACgaccaaatatttattttcaacaaATAGTAATGAATTTAATTCCTTGTGATGGAAAGGTCACACGTAGTCTGCAGGAAGCCGCTTGAGGAATCGGACTTTACATTTTATTAATCCATTCAGCTGATCTGAGAAAAGGCAGTAGGAATATGCAGTTGAAtcgaaaattgcatgcaccgctTGCACGGCCAACGACCCTAACCAATACGGAGATGCCAAAAGGGGAATTGCAATTTATCTTGAAGGAAAGCGTAGGGTAGATTGTTTCCACGACACCCGTGAGAGTAACATTTTAACTCGCGCAGTATTTTATGACACCAATTGATGATTATAAAACCATAAATGTTAGCTGCGGCCTTACTCAGGTACCAGACATTCTTATACTTGGGACAGAGTTCACAATTATATTTTACTTTATCAATTATACTGGACATATTGAGAATAAAGCTGAAATATCTCCAGTTAAATGTTGCTGCTGCGACATTAATATAATCATGGTTTTGCTCAatggtatatatatataatatttcatATTCCGTCCATAGTTCTCTCAGTGCTGATAGACTTGTAGAAAAAGCCACGCCACTGAGAGTGGTCCCACATACTTAACAGGAAGAATGACCTGCTGCATGTCCAGACCTAACCATAAAATAGCGTTGAAATTAAcggttttttttttctgcattagaAGGTCACAGTAATGAAAATAAGCTGGCTTTAAAAAGATACATAATTTAACTTTTTTGTTTCAGGAGAATGTTCCCGCCATTTAAAGTTAGGTGCACGGGACTGGATAAGAAGGCCAAGTATATTTTGTTAATGGATATTGTGGCGGCAGATGACTGTAGGTACAAATTCCACAACTCCCGCTGGATGGTAGCTGGAAAAGCGGACCCTGAAATGCCAAAGCGAATGTACATTCACCCTGATAGCCCAGCTACCGGCGAGCAATGGATGTCTAAAGTCGTCACTTTTCACAAGCTGAAACTGACAAACAACATTTCTGATAAACATGGATTTGtaagtttaatattttattttgaattaatATAAGTAAGTTTGGTCGagtgatttaaaattataaatgtatttatttcgcAAATTCAGGGTAAAGATGCAAGATATATATAATTACAAAACATACAAATGTCTGTCggtatggaaaaaaagtggatttTGTTGTCAGTATTTTTTCGTTGTTTTGTGATTATTTTCATAACCTGGGGTATTGCGAAAATCGGCCATTTTATGTAGCAGAGATTGCAAGTATTCATTTTTAGAATCAAACATGATGTCAATTCTCTGATGGGTAAATAGATTGGTAAATCTGGAAGTCGTGTACAATGCCTTGCAGAGGAAACGTTTTTTTAAAAgtgtatttccccccccccccccccccaaatctgtGCTGGAAGAGGAACAAGAATCCAGTCACTGTAAATAATAACGAGGATAATAGCAGCTCTAtaatcaacacattttaaagtgaCATTTAAAAAATTGCTCGAAGCAAGACAAAATTTTGAAGGCTTATTTTATAATCACTGTTTAACTTTTTTGTTTCTGACCTGAAACTACATATTGGCGCAGTTTGTGGATTAATGCAGTTTATTCGCATTTTCACATTTGTGTGCACAAATACATATTTCTAGAAATAAAATTGGATGTAGACGTTTGTAACTATATCTAGCACtagattcaggaaaaaaaattacgtAAATCAAATGGTATGATATCTGTTAACAGTCAGAGCGGTGGGAAAACTCTCCTTTTGAGGTTACCTCGCCGTCAGTTGTTCTCGTAGAAAGCCGGGTTTTGAATTTTGCTGAATTCAGTTTTTTCTTAGTAAAATAAAACGACTGCCATCAGTTTGTTGTTGCTAAAAAAACTATCGATGAGCAGCGTGTAAAACGATATTATGCTAAATTTAGCCGCAGCAAACCAAGCGTCAGACTGACAGTTTCCAAAGCACTGGTACAATGTGTGGAGCTGCCTTCGCTTTGAGAGAATTAAAATTGTTTGATTTATTCTCTTCAGACTATTTTGAATTCAATGCACAAGTACCAACCTAGATTTCACATTGTTCGTGCGAACGACATTTTGAAACTTCCTTACAGTACTTTCCGGACATACGTTTTCCCTGAAACAGAATTCATAGCCGTGACTGCATATCAAAATGATAAGGTGAGTTTAAAAAAACTTTGCAGTTTGTGTATAAAGACACCTTGTCAGATTGAATCGGATCTACCCAGTAATGGGAGACGTCTATTACACTGAGAATGTAAAAGTAAAAGGGATGTAAAAGTAAAAGGGCCAAAGTACAGCGAaacgtctccccccccccccaccccatcctaatTATTTAGTTTACTCTGGTCAACAGAAGTTTTTATAGTAGACGACGATGGTAATTAAATTTACAAGATGTTGAATATTCTGTCTATTTTGCGGGACACTTTggttttctgctttattttgtgATATGGATTAAACCAGAGGACGCCGCTCTTTTGAATGCATGTTTGCAATTTTTACCAATTTGGCACCACGAAGTGGCAGCATTTAATAGATTTCTGAACTTTTGTGAAGTATAAGTCATTTAAATCAAAAGCCATCGAAGTTTACCATTGTGGATTAACCATATAGTATTGAGGTTGAAGCATCAAGTCAATCAGGGTGATCAATTAATTACAGTATAATTATTTCATACAAACGATTTTAGAGGAATGTCGAAATTTTTTGGTAATATTATCTGACTCAACATCCGACTTCCAAGAGATCATACTTTTTTTATATGTGAAAATTACAGATGGAAATATGGTAATTTTGGTCCATCGCTTTGTTGATTAGGAGGGGGAGGTTCATTTCAGATAATATAAACTTGGTTTGAATAAGTTATGAAAAGGTTGTTGACTTGATAGAGGGAAATTTAGCTAAATTGCTTTCTTGACATTTTGGGTTTCAATTTCTAGTATTCTTCGATTATTTTCTCCAGCCCATTACTAAAATGTCGGTGATCTCAATCTCGCTTCATTCTCTGCTCCCATTGAAATGAAAATGATGTGACAATTAAGTTACTGTGACTATGTTGTCAAGAGAGGGCAAGTTACGATGGTGACGCCAGACCCGTTTCACTCCTTCTCGCTGATAAACTACCTGCTTATCTTGTTCCTGCTCACCCGAGATTATCATGAAAGATGCCTTTTTTATATTTGAGGGCGGATATGTGATAGGTTCCGAGAATCTTcacatttaataaaataaaaacgCTGCGTTAAACAGCAGAAAGCTGAGCCCAGGTCACCGTGCCAAAATAAAACAGATCAAGGCATCACTCTTTCTACCATGGTGACTTCTCACAGAGCAGTTGCGTTCAGTGTTGGCCTATCTTTAAGAATAAGCACTGAATGAACATGGAGAAAATATTGTAACAATTGATCAGAAAGAGACAGAAAACGAATTGTTGATTAAATATCGGTACAGGGCTATCCTTTGCAAAAAATATTGAACGATAAATTATTACTGCGTCTCCTGAATAACACTTCGAGCCTGTGAACTTTTGATAACAAAAGTTTGATAAAACTGTTTGGTATCGCAGACCACGAGGAGAGGAATCAAACCTGTTATTATTTAACATCTAGATAACGCAATTAAAAATCGACAACAACCCATTTGCCAAAGGCTTTCGTGACACAGGGAATGGGcggagagagaaaaggtgagattaGTTCAGTTTAAGTCCACTTTATCAATACGCGCGCCTCATAATGTCTGACACGGTGAATCCATTTCATCGATACCGATTGCTAGTTTGCTTATTACATTTTGAATTGGAGTCGTGGCTTTCATCTTAAAAGTTTGATGTTGGAGCTCAGTGCCATTTTAGATGTTTAATTTTTAGAAAATTGGCAAGCGTTATATTTATATGTCATTGTCATTAACATTTACTAAGTCACCACTCTACAATCCAAAACGATTCAAAGATGTTCGATTTCCAGAGTGAAATAAACTGGAAACAATAAGAGCAGTTATTTGATGACTCAAATCGTTGTCCTTTTAATTAAAAATCCAGAAAACAATTGGCAATCCAATCACTACGAGTTTACGAAGAACAGCAGAAAGGCTCCAAAGAGAACGGAACATCGGATGATTCATCCAACGAACAGCCCACTTTCAAATGCTTCGGTCAGTCTGCCTCTCCCGCGGTTTCCACTCCAGGGGCTGCCAACTTAAAAGGTTATTATTTTGTTGGCTACACAAGGGACTTGTTTGTTCTTTTTATAAAGCGCGACCAAGTTTGTGTTTTTCTCACCCATTATTTGAGGACATGTTGGGAACATGCTTGTATTAAAGATCCTAATCACCTCACACCGTAAGTCAGGACACCTCGCACTGATTTACATTGCACCTCTGGAATAGTGCCTGTTCAGAAAAAGGAGGCATTTTTTGAAACACAGAACATTTGCCGGATTTTAAAACAGAAGTCAACTTCTCTGTTCATTTGGTCTTAGCAAAATAAGATTATTGAAAAAGGTGCGGAATTAAAGCAGTCCTATGACCAGCTCCCCCACCACACCCGAGTTGCTAGTCCCTGCACCAGTTTTATTACTTTGGAATTTGTCAACCCGTGACTCTTGGAAATGCTCATGGTCACCGACTGGCTAGGAAAAATGACACCGTTTGACAAGAGTTGGTTTTTTGTATTATTTATCTGTACATTCGGATTTCCAGGTGGTCTGCAAAGTGATGGAGAAGAAAGCGATATGGATACAAAAGATGACCCCATTCGAGACGGGACAGAGTCGGAGAAATTCTCAACCGCGGAGCAGCGAAACAATGAGCGCAATTCGGTCAAATCGCACCAACGCCCCTCGGACAGTCTCAGCAGAATCAGACAACATGAAAGCGCCAGGATGGATAAGAGTTTAGGGGATTTGCAGCCGAGCCCGACAAACAcctcctccagcattgtggtcGTTAATGGCGAGGGATCTGAGATCAAAAGTCCAGTCAGAGACCATCAGAAGGGGGATGAATCCGCTGTGCTGAACAAGGAGCCTTATTCTCCCCTAACCGTGCAGACGGATAGCATCGCACACCTGAACCATGGACAGTTACAGAACTTTGCCTTTTCTCACAACTTATCCGGTCAGCACTTCTTTACCCCTTTGAGCGCAGGACACCCACTTCTCTTGCACCCGAGCCAGTTTGCTATGGGTGGGGCCTTCCCAAGTATGGCTGCAGGTATGAGCCACCTTCTCGCCTCCATGTCGGCCTCGGCGGGCGGCATCGGCAGCATGGACTCACTGGCTTCGTCACAGCAGGGATTACCTGGTGGATCAGCGACAGGTCTCCCTTATCACCTCCAACAGCACGTCCTGGCCACGCAGGTAAAGAGACCACCTCCTCATTCTATGACTCTAACGTGGCTCCCTCTCACATTTGGAAATGCATTTTGTATTCGGGTCTTTAATTTAAATGAGTTTGCATTTCGGGAACAATAACCAAAAGATATGATccttaaaaaatacaaaatgctccaGATACAAAGGGCCCCGAGTCCCCCGCCTAGTTTATGAAGTATTTTACCATCATGTGACCTATAGGGTTGGAGCTGACGTTCATTTTAATTGAAACCCCTGCGCGGCGTCACTGTTTCCAAAGCGCGCCCCTTCTTCGGGGTTGCTAGACATTTGCACTGTTCGTTCATTTGCACCAACTCAAGAAATAGATACCTGATATATGAAGCTTATGCTCGAATGTGGAACACGAGTTTATCGGTGAACGCGAAAATGCGGTCTGAACCAGTGTTATTggtcattttatatatatatatatatatattcacagtGACTTTTCTTGTTGCATTGACAGGGTCTTGCGATGTCACCATTTGGTAGTCTTTTCCCTTACCCTTATACCTACATGGCGGCTGCGGCCGCGGCGTCCATGCCCGCTGGAATTCCGACATCAGTCGCGTCCTCTATACATCGCCATCCGTTCCTCAGTGCAGTCCGGCCTCGTTTAAGGTATAGCCCTTACACTTTCCCCGTGCCGGGACTGGACAGTAGCAGCTTGCTGACTACCGGCGTGCCACCAATGTCCACCGTAGCCGAGGCGAAAGTAAACAGCATGGCAACCAGTCCTGTGTCAGCGGGCTTAGACTCGGGGTCAGAGCTAAACAGCAGGTCCTCGACTCTCTCCTCGGGATCCGTCTCCCTGTCTCCGAAACAGTGTTCAGAAAAAGAAACGTCCAGCGAGCTTCAGAACATCCAGCGCCTGGTCAGTGGACTGGAAACCAAACAAGATCGGTCAACTAGGAGTAGTTCCCCCTGAAAGGATGGTGATAGCCGAAAGCAACAAGGCTTTGCATGTCACACACGTATTATATGGTTTCTTTTTTTAATGCAAGTGTAGAGCCTTGATCCTATCGAGTTCCCCAGATTAGCAAGAAAAAGTAGCCGAAAGATGCGGACACCATTGGTAGTTGGGTTGTAGATGTCAATCTGCTTTTTCATATATATGCAATAACAGAAGGAAACGGAGACTATTATAAAGTATTTATGTAATTATTTGATAACGTGTAAATATACTGAAATTCGAATACTCGAAATTATTCTTTAATTTATTGTCGTTGTATATACATCTGTATATAAGGCTCCAAGCCTTTATTCGTCAGTcatacccatttcaattcaactCCTTATTAATCAGATTTCCGGCATTGTTACCACTATTTTACCTAGTAATGTGTTACCTTCCTACATTAAAACACAACCTTTGTCGAGTCCAAGacgtgccatttttttttaacttttaccaTTGGTTCAGTGTTAAAGTGCTACTGTCTCTACAGTTTAGAGTAACATAAAATAAACGGGCTCATCTATTGCTTGGAAAGGTAATGAAGATGCTTTTGGGGAGGGTTGGGGTTCTTGGTGTGTCTAAAGGAATGGAAATTTTATGCTTACAGCTTGAAAGTGCCGAGAgagttaaaacaaaataaatgaagGTATATTTTGTgttataaaatattgaattttctTGGTTTTCTTGTACTATTTGTTTCGCTTTGAAGTTCCCATGAAATGTTTCAATAAATTTTTATCCAAGTCTCTTGTACCTGTTATTCTAATCAAACTTGCAGTCAATCTCACTGGCTAGCTTTAGATGAGTGTGGCGAGATAATTATATTATTTGATAATGTTAAAATGTTCATCCACTTTGTTgtgccctgagatttttttcacaAGAAACTGTCATCACAGAGATTACCTCAACTTATCCATTGTTTCCCCTTATCTTCTTCAGCGATGCAGATCCTTATTTACCTCACCGCTCGTTACATTATCTCTCTTCACACTGTTTTGTTATACTGCCCTTTTTAATTGTTAGTTTATCATCGCCACTGTGTCATTTAACCCCATTCCACAGTATGTTAAAAGTCTCCCGTATTTTATACTTTCAGTCTGCAATGTGGTATATCACCTCATCATCTTTAACATTATTCACAATCTTAAATATTCTCACTTCCAACTGCATTACGTAGCCCCCCTGCCtcttgtattgcaccaacctattTCTCACAGTTAAATATTCTTCCTGTTAAATATGATCAGGGCTCTACACTTGCATTAAAAAAAGAAACCATATAATACGTGTGTTAAATATTCTTCGTGTTCACAACATGCCACGCAAACTTCCATTGCAGTGTACAAGGTTAGTAGTCTTCCCACTGAACTGACTTGAGTCTCTTTCCCACTGAACTACTACACACACCCACTCTCCACTTTTGAACATTATCCCTTCCA of the Narcine bancroftii isolate sNarBan1 chromosome 4, sNarBan1.hap1, whole genome shotgun sequence genome contains:
- the LOC138761284 gene encoding T-box transcription factor TBX3-like isoform X1 codes for the protein MNLPMREPVIPGTSMAYHPFLPHRAPDFAMSAALGHQPPFFPALALPPSGAASLTLPGAMSKPIVDQLVGAAEAGLALSAMGHQSSHLRPLKTLEPEEEVEDDPKVILEAKDLWDQFHKRGTEMVITKSGRRMFPPFKVRCTGLDKKAKYILLMDIVAADDCRYKFHNSRWMVAGKADPEMPKRMYIHPDSPATGEQWMSKVVTFHKLKLTNNISDKHGFTILNSMHKYQPRFHIVRANDILKLPYSTFRTYVFPETEFIAVTAYQNDKITQLKIDNNPFAKGFRDTGNGRREKRKQLAIQSLRVYEEQQKGSKENGTSDDSSNEQPTFKCFGQSASPAVSTPGAANLKGGLQSDGEESDMDTKDDPIRDGTESEKFSTAEQRNNERNSVKSHQRPSDSLSRIRQHESARMDKSLGDLQPSPTNTSSSIVVVNGEGSEIKSPVRDHQKGDESAVLNKEPYSPLTVQTDSIAHLNHGQLQNFAFSHNLSGQHFFTPLSAGHPLLLHPSQFAMGGAFPSMAAGMSHLLASMSASAGGIGSMDSLASSQQGLPGGSATGLPYHLQQHVLATQGLAMSPFGSLFPYPYTYMAAAAAASMPAGIPTSVASSIHRHPFLSAVRPRLRYSPYTFPVPGLDSSSLLTTGVPPMSTVAEAKVNSMATSPVSAGLDSGSELNSRSSTLSSGSVSLSPKQCSEKETSSELQNIQRLVSGLETKQDRSTRSSSP
- the LOC138761284 gene encoding T-box transcription factor TBX3-like isoform X3, translated to MNLPMREPVIPGTSMAYHPFLPHRAPDFAMSAALGHQPPFFPALALPPSGAASLTLPGAMSKPIVDQLVGAAEAGLALSAMGHQSSHLRPLKTLEPEEEVEDDPKVILEAKDLWDQFHKRGTEMVITKSGRRMFPPFKVRCTGLDKKAKYILLMDIVAADDCRYKFHNSRWMVAGKADPEMPKRMYIHPDSPATGEQWMSKVVTFHKLKLTNNISDKHGFITQLKIDNNPFAKGFRDTGNGRREKRKQLAIQSLRVYEEQQKGSKENGTSDDSSNEQPTFKCFGQSASPAVSTPGAANLKGGLQSDGEESDMDTKDDPIRDGTESEKFSTAEQRNNERNSVKSHQRPSDSLSRIRQHESARMDKSLGDLQPSPTNTSSSIVVVNGEGSEIKSPVRDHQKGDESAVLNKEPYSPLTVQTDSIAHLNHGQLQNFAFSHNLSGQHFFTPLSAGHPLLLHPSQFAMGGAFPSMAAGMSHLLASMSASAGGIGSMDSLASSQQGLPGGSATGLPYHLQQHVLATQGLAMSPFGSLFPYPYTYMAAAAAASMPAGIPTSVASSIHRHPFLSAVRPRLRYSPYTFPVPGLDSSSLLTTGVPPMSTVAEAKVNSMATSPVSAGLDSGSELNSRSSTLSSGSVSLSPKQCSEKETSSELQNIQRLVSGLETKQDRSTRSSSP
- the LOC138761284 gene encoding T-box transcription factor TBX3-like isoform X2; amino-acid sequence: MNLPMREPVIPGTSMAYHPFLPHRAPDFAMSAALGHQPPFFPALALPPSGAASLTLPGAMSKPIVDQLVGAAEAGLALSAMGHQSSHLRPLKTLEPEEEVEDDPKVILEAKDLWDQFHKRGTEMVITKSGRRMFPPFKVRCTGLDKKAKYILLMDIVAADDCRYKFHNSRWMVAGKADPEMPKRMYIHPDSPATGEQWMSKVVTFHKLKLTNNISDKHGFTILNSMHKYQPRFHIVRANDILKLPYSTFRTYVFPETEFIAVTAYQNDKITQLKIDNNPFAKGFRDTGNGRREKRKQLAIQSLRVYEEQQKGSKENGTSDDSSNEQPTFKCFGGLQSDGEESDMDTKDDPIRDGTESEKFSTAEQRNNERNSVKSHQRPSDSLSRIRQHESARMDKSLGDLQPSPTNTSSSIVVVNGEGSEIKSPVRDHQKGDESAVLNKEPYSPLTVQTDSIAHLNHGQLQNFAFSHNLSGQHFFTPLSAGHPLLLHPSQFAMGGAFPSMAAGMSHLLASMSASAGGIGSMDSLASSQQGLPGGSATGLPYHLQQHVLATQGLAMSPFGSLFPYPYTYMAAAAAASMPAGIPTSVASSIHRHPFLSAVRPRLRYSPYTFPVPGLDSSSLLTTGVPPMSTVAEAKVNSMATSPVSAGLDSGSELNSRSSTLSSGSVSLSPKQCSEKETSSELQNIQRLVSGLETKQDRSTRSSSP